A single window of Mycosarcoma maydis chromosome 1, whole genome shotgun sequence DNA harbors:
- a CDS encoding putative phosphatidylinositol 3-phosphate 5-kinase, with the protein MATSVTHDTSTAHTSNAEGFTSFGFLDDAQDAHESSFALGSLFHRVKSAFAAGPAVEADPTHSTYAENVDSASRQSSATYSAKSTGRPPSQSSIIGFSQPTTSLSHLAPQYTSVAAHRLASMPQYRKAAIARPSKGLSNIEEYPESNQAAQRTKSPPNHPQGAEAGPSRPRNDLMSPNRALQAAGAPSTQTSRYTGLHPSHSSSSITTSRSASGITSNASSSTSRGLPLMLRSVAPAPAITFTSPATAINARSHIFNVAGSYTDDRDSVIADDGDMDPDSSRDTLYLLRGGIDGAIDRSHLAKHGWSAIPGFPLSKDILADDTKSVRSTSTRLFRTDTIEDHLPNRSAAQIGLKTSADAIDRRMRGEGLSRKFWMADENAKECRECLSVFTPFRRKHHCRICGQIFCGRCAAHIIKGRRFDFEGMIRVCNFCKRMLEEYDRHERETRHEQKLNPVSQRASKNPNRVQPDKDMISAPLEAQIKSPQSQFAANHLFASASAGPSAFSAGTHSSLSGPFGLTHTDSVAAAGMRSKTNQANDAETSERSRKKKADAVPVAPFRKGADDEELAPVRPDPEDDEAAVSQLDPALANAPTTPAPHRQPSSVHGLEEIVSPSSNSPDADRRGASAATKNKRNPMSVAFPSTDVTDHEMPSAIQSTSDYPRLRLVSETTRPVARSRMRSLRTIASLDPSKATALIRSHFHDNGRTESPVPPVLQIHPDEHDDALNVRNETPDIYRELRICADGITPALLEASITHRALDHLRKMMEQTLSQSGIHNVRKWSDVLLPFVLTTISRVKPDAREDQSRDIREFVKIKRIPGGKPDDSEYVDGYVCTKHVATKRMAASIPLTSARIIVIRFPLDYHRGPNQFMSLEPLIAQEHEFIRILVARIIALRPQIVVVEKGVSRTALELLEKEGIVVVWSVKADAIRAISRCTQADIITSIDRLALDPRVGRCRYFNVETFQHASRPEWRKSFMRFEGTPKQLGCTIVLRGADGVKLSHVKKILTLMIFVAYNLRLEGHVMADEGAAMETIYSDSSPLNGSLPCGTVEAGTSNSAADELKCLQHGSELELGNEPSSQLGRISDNKTFVLQSRTRILRALSIYETTLITSSVCIHIPAPFIILQLKRVNDRLMELLGHQEAEELQRILKDEGKLQDRAASPPASMTELLDDADENDKDDMPTPTVKPRTTSLNEDATAIVTTPLESPSTGDITPVYETPSTRTHETIVEEGEESSSDAAPSSPRPETPQPNIRSVATEQPASQATEVGKVEPVSSTFSRRDGSDATVMIETASPFVSGPNTTTPTPRPSSPALTRVKEPGSALAMASELRNCAASPDATMSRSVSAPVSEVPTRTTSPGPGSILTHLSQGSTSTIAPSSASLLNTVKHEAQPVFDLFSLLKAPSQIAKESEFAITVTRHRASLMEWGAYLDVQPDTVSPFNHKRIQIIVTRHCTLTPRPCEGPSLASIEFYGEHDETLGEHIERLAASSASAKGCATKGCGKNNVLHYNTFVHNRIRIQVVLERFVCPLPNEENRLLSWSYCKVCENATPVALVTAETWSFSFAKYLELYFYRHDHCKTQLCEHDFYRDQVRYFAYQNMAVRFHSEEIDNLFEVTMPHFKLFIDPSVQCNIKNEETAAFVRKSQAYWDSVMARIRALGNDACSDAAGINREKNRAIISEMIRRCELDRRDVEALVAELYEFSPATDVLCLNQARRMLQEKVVKWDVDFIDFEKNCIPSEKDIRRITTTHLKRLFSEKDPSEAARSDTISSVLPPAAEIDESSTDAADGKFKERESGPSTPAGDMGRSNTSSQAMDILSLTGADLSVVPMLSDLVTHTVETPTSEVPPSIASTTELVAANEVGRDNAALASEPVPRSKTTPMQLNKIGRVDTTRYRDGNFDDETDAADLSPVEVRPMISRRALSNPVTAPTSPTYNKSRSAFESAGFLRADESSCTESELAGSMSGMARRLDNPRRYTTGAPPAGAGAGAGAATSSAADLVCVRSGGNGSIRRPNLRRGKTEEVVTTHAKELSRSRKSSATFEQGADSNANSPVTTPGVGGRSSRLPRAKRNDSSTSTATVGRRSGSATPNRGALPPPPSSYRPPKGEGLKAGPRPIIGRSSASAAAAAAAALAAATSATLGAPGNRSQSGTYQSDVPSSSRNAGSAIGSRVPVARRSEHGPGTRSRVSTIAKHFDRISKEAERERERQHRLLLAQRAKRARPVAMTRARVEVFSSVREAVRDDESEADSAAESSNDDGASVADDESEDDDDDDSDEDVPGEPTSFEAKHGLSTPSGHQSQSQRNGKQRKSSRPEAAGKQPDLRTLEQERADAVKRAAAMKREARTNPDEERQQSVTIKDGAAVAPSKEAASANADHSASANTTATAIAATPSSQVDDACTIASQDTGRVANLSPPALASELESDAQSIAASSLAMTNNSTQMTLPSYLRSGFTSDSDSMPSLEKSFLKTLSGFWAFRTGEMVPLEYPMLNSEHVFADSDIIFREDEPTSIVAFTLSSMQYKERLKGMRNEAPRIREKEEAFMPGNASNAGPVDSWSVLELETNELESTLKKEGRHFRCEFESGSTRLWCKILFAEQFDALRRTCGCDVSVVESLSRCFKWDSSGGKSGSAFLKTRDNRLVVKQLSRFEMDAFSKFAPQYFAYMSQCISRGRRTALAKIFGCFRIGFRNPQTGKSLKLDCFVMENLFYGLEGIRSYDLKGSTRNRYVQETGKDNEVLLDENLIETSHLNPIFIREHSKKLLRASLYNDSLFLADMNVMDYSLMVGVDRQSKQLVVGIIDFVRTYTWDKRVESFVKETALLGGAGKGEPTIITPPDYRTRFLTFIDKALLLMPDHWVEDWAL; encoded by the coding sequence ATGGCTACATCGGTAACACATGACACGTCTACGGCACATACGTCCAACGCCGAAGGTTTCACGTCCTTTGGATTCCTCGACGACGCTCAGGATGCACACGAATCGTCCTTCGCACTCGGTAGCCTCTTTCACCGCGTCAAGTCAGCCTTCGCAGCCGGTCCCGCTGTCGAGGCAGACCCTACGCATAGTACCTACGCCGAAAATGTCGATTCAGCTTCTCGTCAAAGCTCCGCCACCTATTCCGCTAAATCGACCGGCCGCCCACCATCTCAATCCTCCATCATTGGCTTTTCCCAACCCACTACATCCCTGTCCCACCTTGCACCCCAATACACAAGCGTTGCAGCACATCGCCTAGCTTCAATGCCGCAGTACAGAAAAGCAGCCATCGCGCGTCCATCAAAAGGGCTCAGCAACATCGAAGAGTATCCCGAGAGCAACCAAGCCGCTCAGCGCACCAAATCTCCTCCAAATCACCCCCAAGGCGCAGAAGCTGGTCCCTCGAGACCTCGCAACGATCTGATGAGTCCGAACCGCGCTCTTCAAGCTGCAGGTGCTCCGTCAACACAGACTTCTCGCTACACCGGCCTCCATCCGTCTCacagctcctcctcgatcaCCACCTCGCGCTCTGCGTCAGGCATCACAAGCAATGCAAGTTCATCCACCTCTCGTGGATTGCCCCTCATGCTTCGCAGCGTTGCTCCTGCACCCGCCATCACCTTCACGTCCCCAGCCACAGCTATCAATGCTCGGTCTCATATCTTCAACGTTGCCGGCAGCTACACGGACGACCGTGATTCTGTCATCGCTGACGACGGCGATATGGACCCCGACTCGTCGCGCGACACACTATACCTCTTACGCGGCGGCATCGATGGTGCAATCGACCGTTCCCATCTGGCAAAACACGGCTGGTCGGCTATTCCGGGTTTCCCCCTCTCCAAAGATATCCTCGCCGACGACACCAAATCGGTCCGCAGCACCTCCACACGCCTCTTCAGAACCGACACCATCGAAGATCACCTCCCCAATCGCTCCGCGGCACAGATCGGCCTTAAGACTAGTGCAGATGCCATCGATCGGCGCATGAGAGGCGAGGGTCTGAGCCGCAAATTCTGGATGGCCGACGAAAACGCAAAGGAATGCCGCGAGTGTCTCTCCGTCTTCACCCCGTTTCGCCGCAAGCATCACTGCCGCATCTGTGGCCAGATTTTCTGCGGAAGATGTGCCGCGCACATCATCAAGGGAAGACGTTTCGACTTTGAGGGCATGATCCGCGTCTGCAACTTCTGCAAACGCATGCTCGAAGAGTACGATCGACATGAGCGCGAGACCCGCCATGAGCAGAAGCTCAACCCGGTCTCTCAGCGCGCGAGCAAGAATCCGAATCGCGTCCAGCCAGACAAGGACATGATTTCGGCTCCTCTCGAGGCGCAGATAAAGAGTCCTCAATCTCAATTTGCGGCCAATCACCTCTTCGCCAGCGCTTCTGCGGGTCCCTCAGCGTTCAGCGCGGGCACGCATTCAAGTCTCTCTGGGCCTTTTGGCTTGACACATACAGACTCGGTAGCCGCAGCCGGTATGCGTAGCAAGACAAATCAAGCCAATGATGCCGAAACGTCAGAGCGTTCacgcaagaagaaagcagATGCTGTTCCCGTCGCGCCCTTTCGCAAAggcgccgacgacgaggaatTGGCTCCCGTTCGTCCCGATCCcgaagatgacgaagcGGCCGTCTCCCAGCTTGATCCGGCTCTTGCGAATGCGCCTACCACTCCAGCGCCCCATCGACAGCCATCCAGTGTCCATGGTCTAGAGGAAATCGTGTCGCCGTCCTCAAACTCACCAGACGCTGACAGAAGAGGAGCTTCTGCAGCCACCAAGAACAAACGCAACCCCATGTCAGTTGCCTTCCCTTCCACGGATGTCACTGACCACGAAATGCCTTCTGCAATCCAGTCGACTTCCGACTACCCGCGTCTTCGTTTGGTCAGCGAGACAACACGTCCTGTCGCACGTTCGCGCATGCGCTCGCTCCGTACcatcgcatcgctcgaTCCTTCGAAGGCTACCGCTCTGATCCGCTCCCATTTCCACGACAATGGTCGTACCGAGTCGCCCGTTCCGCCTGTGTTGCAGATACACCCAGACGAGCATGATGACGCCCTCAACGTCCGCAACGAGACGCCCGATATATACCGCGAGCTCCGTATTTGCGCTGATGGTATCACGCCAGCACTCTTGGAGGCTTCCATCACCCATCGCGCTCTCGATCATCTGCGAAAGATGATGGAGCAGACTTTGTCGCAGTCTGGCATTCACAACGTGCGCAAGTGGTCCGATGTTCTTCTGCCCTTCGTTCTGACCACCATCTCCCGTGTCAAGCCCGATGCCCGCGAAGATCAGAGCCGCGACATCCGCGAGTttgtcaagatcaagcGCATCCCGGGCGGTAAGCCAGACGACTCCGAGTACGTTGACGGCTACGTCTGCACCAAGCACGTGGCAACCAAGCGCATGGCTGCCTCGATTCCCCTCACCAGCGCTCGAATCATTGTCATCCGTTTCCCGCTCGACTACCATCGTGGACCTAATCAGTTCATGTCGCTCGAGCCACTCATAGCACAGGAGCACGAATTCATCCGCATTCTTGTGGCCCGCATCATTGCGCTACGACCGCAGATTGTTGTCGTCGAAAAGGGGGTCTCGCGTACAGCTCTagagctgctcgaaaaggaagGCATTGTTGTCGTGTGGAGCGTCAAGGCCGATGCCATTCGCGCCATCAGCCGATGCACGCAGGCCGACATCATTACCTCGATCGACCGTCTGGCTCTCGATCCACGCGTTGGCCGGTGTCGCTACTTCAACGTCGAAACTTTCCAGCACGCTTCTAGGCCGGAATGGAGAAAGAGCTTCATGCGATTCGAAGGTACACccaagcagctcggctGTACGATCGTATTGCGGGGAGCCGATGGTGTAAAGCTCAGCCATGTCAAGAAGATTTTGACCTTGATGATCTTCGTCGCGTACAACCTGCGTCTTGAGGGTCACGTCATGGCGGACGAGGGTGCTGCTATGGAGACGATCTACTCGGATAGCAGCCCACTGAATGGCTCGCTCCCGTGTGGTACTGTCGAGGCAGGGACTTCCAACAGCGCCGCGGACGAGCTCAAATGCCTGCAGCACGGAAGCGAGCTTGAACTCGGCAATGAGCCATCGAGTCAGCTTGGGCGTATCAGTGACAACAAGACGTTTGTGCTGCAGTCGCGTACCCGAATTCTTCGAGCTCTTAGCATCTACGAGACGACGCTCATCACCTCGTCCGTCTGCATACATATCCCGGCCCCGTTTATCAtcttgcagctcaagcGTGTCAACGACCGACTCATGGAGTTGCTCGGCCATCAAGAAGCCGAAGAGCTGCAGAGGATCCTCAAGGACGAGGGTAAGCTTCAAGACAGAGCTGCCTCACCGCCAGCTTCCATGACAGAATTGCTGGATGACGCTGATGAGAATGACAAGGATGACATGCCTACGCCCACAGTGAAGCCTCGCACAACGTCATTGAACGAAGACGCAACTGCAATTGTCACGACTCCGCTCGAGTCGCCTTCCACTGGTGACATTACACCCGTCTACGAGACGCCAAGCACGCGCACTCACGAAACTATCGTCGAAGAAGGCGAGGAGAGCAGCTCAGATGCAGCGCCTTCATCGCCTCGTCCGGAAACGCCGCAGCCGAATATCAGATCGGTTGCTACAGAGCAGCCAGCCTCTCAGGCCACCGAAGTAGGAAAGGTTGAACCAGTGTCTTCGACTTTCTCGCGCCGAGATGGCAGCGATGCCACCGTGATGATTGAGACCGCGAGTCCCTTTGTCAGCGGGCCAAACACCACCACGCCTACACCGCGACCATCATCGCCCGCTCTCACTCGAGTGAAGGAGCCAGGTAGCGCATTGGCAATGGCTTCTGAACTTCGGAACTGTGCTGCTTCTCCCGATGCCACGATGAGCAGGTCTGTCTCAGCTCCTGTCTCGGAAGTGCCAACACGGACCACATCGCCCGGCCCCGGCTCTATCCTTACCCATTTGAGCCAAggctcgacatcgacaaTCGCTCCGAGCTCCGCATCCTTGCTCAACACGGTCAAACACGAGGCGCAGCCCGTCTTTGATCTTTTTTCGCTCCTCAAAGCGCCGTCTCAGATTGCCAAGGAGTCTGAGTTCGCCATCACCGTCACGAGGCATCGGGCCTCTCTCATGGAATGGGGCGCATACCTCGACGTCCAGCCCGATACAGTCTCGCCTTTCAATCACAAGCGCATCCAGATCATCGTAACGCGCCACTGCACCCTAACGCCGCGTCCGTGCGAAGGACCTAGCTTGGCGTCGATCGAGTTCTATGGAGAGCACGATGAAACATTGGGCGAGCATATCGAGCGTCTCGCAGCTagcagcgccagcgccaAAGGATGCGCCACCAAAGGTTGTGGCAAGAACAATGTTCTTCACTACAACACCTTCGTTCACAATCGCATTCGCATCCAAGTGGTGCTCGAGAGATTCGTCTGCCCGCTTCCGAACGAAGAGAACCGACTGCTCAGTTGGAGCTACTGCAAGGTGTGCGAAAATGCTACACCCGTCGCACTCGTCACGGCAGAGACGTGGAGTTTCAGCTTTGCCAAATACCTCGAGCTGTACTTCTACCGCCACGACCACTGCAAGACTCAACTTTGCGAACACGACTTTTACCGGGACCAGGTGCGCTACTTTGCTTACCAGAACATGGCGGTGCGTTTCCATTCCGAAGAAATCGACAACCTGTTCGAAGTTACCATGCCGCATTTCAAGCTGTTCATCGATCCATCGGTGCAGTGCAACATCAAGAATGAGGAGACGGCTGCCTTTGTGCGCAAGAGTCAGGCGTATTGGGATAGCGTCATGGCGCGTATTCGCGCGCTCGGTAACGACGCCTGCTCGGACGCGGCTGGAATCAATCGCGAAAAGAACCGAGCCATCATCTCAGAGATGATCCGTCGCTGtgagctcgatcgtcgagaCGTGGAGGCGCTTGTGGCTGAACTATACGAGTTTAGTCCAGCTACCGATGTGCTCTGCCTAAACCAAGCGCGAAGGATGCTTCAAGAAAAGGTAGTGAAGTGGGATGTCGATTTTATCGATTTTGAGAAGAACTGCATCCCATCCGAAAAGGACATTCGACGCATCACCACAACCCATCTCAAGCGACTCTTCTCGGAAAAGGATCCATCCGAAGCAGCGCGTTCCGACACGATTTCGAGCGTTCTCccacctgctgctgagaTTGACGAGAGCTCGACAGATGCCGCCGACGGAAAATTCAAAGAACGTGAATCAGGGCCTTCAACTCCCGCTGGTGACATGGGCAGGAGCAATACAAGTTCGCAAGCCATGGATATCCTCTCGTTGACCGGCGCCGATCTCTCCGTCGTACCGATGCTATCCGATCTTGTGACGCATACGGTGGAGACGCCGACGAGTGAAGTGCCACCGAGCATCGCTTCCAcgaccgagctcgtcgctgccaaCGAGGTGGGCAGGGACAACGCAGCCCTGGCGTCAGAGCCCGTGCCACGATCCAAGACCACACCCatgcagctcaacaagaTTGGCCGGGTCGATACCACTAGATACCGCGATGGCAACTTTGATGACGAAACGGATGCAGCAGACCTCTCCCCCGTTGAGGTGCGGCCCATGATCAGTCGACGTGCGTTGTCCAATCCGGTAACCGCCCCGACTTCGCCCACGTACAACAAATCTCGAAGTGCGTTCGAGTCGGCCGGGTTCTTACGGGCGGACGAAAGCTCGTGTACGGAGAGTGAGCTAGCTGGATCGATGTCGGGTATGGCTCGACGGCTTGACAATCCAAGACGGTATACCACGGGCGCGCCTCCTGCCGGtgccggtgctggtgcaggAGCCGCAACATCTAGCGCTGCTGATCTGGTTTGCGTTCGCAGCGGAGGCAACGGCTCGATCCGACGTCCAAATCTGCGTCGCGGCAAGACTGAAGAGGTGGTAACTACGCACGCCAAGGAGCTGTCAAGGAGCCGAAAGAGTTCAGCTACGTTCGAACAAGGTGCAGACTCGAATGCCAATTCGCCTGTAACGACTCCAGGAGTAGGCGGCCGCTCTAGTCGTCTGCCACGAGCTAAGCGCAATGACAGCTCCACTTCGACGGCAACTGTCGGACGCCGAAGTGGCTCCGCAACACCGAACAGGGGTGCACTacctccaccaccttcCAGCTACCGACCGCCAAAGGGCGAAGGACTGAAAGCTGGACCGCGTCCCATCATCGGGAGGTCCAGTGcgtctgcagcagcagcagctgccgctgcaTTGGCTGCGGCGACGTCGGCCACATTAGGCGCACCAGGCAACCGAAGCCAGAGCGGCACGTATCAGTCGGACGTgcccagcagcagtcgAAACGCCGGGTCCGCGATTGGTAGTCGCGTGCCTGTTGCGCGAAGGAGCGAACATGGGCCCGGGACACGTAGCCGTGTGTCGACGATTGCAAAGCACTTTGATCGCATCAGCAAAGAGGcagagcgcgagcgcgagcgacAACATCGTCTCCTGCTAGCACAGCGTGCAAAGCGAGCTCGGCCGGTTGCCATGACGCGTGCCAGGGTTGAGGTTTTCAGCAGCGTGCGAGAGGCGGTGCGAGACGATGAGAGCGAGGCAGATTCTGCTGCAGAGAGTAGCAACGATGATGGCGCCTCGGTTGCCGATGACGAaagcgaggatgatgacgacgacgactctGACGAAGATGTGCCTGGAGAGCCGACGAGCTTCGAAGCCAAGCATGGTCTTTCAACGCCATCGGGACATCAGTCTCAGAGTCAAAGAAATGGCAAGCAGCGGAAATCGAGTCGCCCCGAGGCTGCAGGTAAGCAGCCCGACCTGCGCACCCTGGAACAGGAACGCGCCGATGCAGTCAAGAGGGCCGCTGCGATGAAACGGGAAGCCCGCACCAACCCTGACGAAGAGCGGCAACAATCAGTGACCATCAAAGATGGAGCCGCAGTGGCACCATCAAAGGAGGCGGCAAGTGCGAATGCCGATCATTCTGCCTCGGCAAACACTACGGCAACGGCAATCGCAGCAACACCTTCGTCGCAAGTGGATGACGCTTGCACCATCGCGAGCCAAGACACAGGTCGGGTAGCAAACTTGTCGCCACCCGCGTTAGCAAGCGAACTTGAATCGGATGCACAGTCGATTGCTGCGTCGTCTCTAGCGATGACCAACAACAGCACACAAATGACTCTGCCTTCGTACCTGCGCAGTGGCTTTACGTCTGATTCCGACTCGATGCCAAGCCTCGAGAAGAGCTTCTTGAAGACCTTGTCGGGCTTCTGGGCTTTCCGCACaggcgagatggtgccATTGGAGTATCCGATGCTCAACTCGGAGCACGTTTTCGCCGACTCAGACATCATCTTTCGTGAGGACGAGCCGACGTCGATCGTCGCATTcacgctcagctcgatgcAATACAAGGAGCGACTCAAGGGAATGCGCAACGAAGCGCCACGCATCCGGGAAAAGGAGGAGGCTTTCATGCCTGGCAATGCGAGCAACGCTGGTCCTGTCGATAGCTGGAGcgtcctcgagctcgagacgaacgagctcgagagcaCGCTCAAAAAGGAGGGACGCCATTTCCGCTGTGAATTTGAGTCCGGCTCGACACGGCTCTGGTGCAAGATCCTGTTTGCGGAGCAATTTGATGCGCTTCGACGGACATGCGGATGTGATGTGTCGGTTGTTGAATCACTTTCGCGGTGTTTCAAGTGGGACTCTTCGGGTGGCAAGTCAGGCTCGGCGTTTCTCAAGACACGCGACAATCGACTGGTGGTCAAGCAGCTATCGCGCTTCGAGATGGACGCCTTCTCGAAATTTGCACCGCAGTACTTTGCGTATATGTCGCAGTGCATATCGCGTGGACGCCGGACGGCGTTGGCCAAGATATTTGGCTGCTTCCGCATCGGCTTCCGCAATCCGCAGACGGGCAAGAGCCTCAAACTAGACTGTTTTGTGATGGAGAATCTGTTCTATGGGCTCGAAGGGATACGGTCGTACGATCTCAAGGGCAGCACGCGCAATCGATACGTACAAGAGACGGGTAAGGACAACGAGGtactgctcgacgagaacCTGATTGAAACCAGCCATCTGAATCCGATTTTCATCCGCGAGCACtccaagaagctgctgcgcgcGAGTCTGTACAACGACTCACTGTTCTTGGCGGATATGAACGTGATGGATTACTCGCTGATGGTGGGCGTCGACCGACAGAGCAAACAACTGGTGGTGGGAATCATTGATTTTGTGAGGACATATACGTGGGACAAGAGGGTGGAAAGCTTTGTTAAGGAGACCGCACTGTTGGGCGGCGCAGGCAAGGGCGAGCCAACCATCATTACGCCTCCAGACTACAGGACGAGGTTCTTGACGTTTATAGATaaggcgctgctgctgatgcctGATCACTGGGTGGAGGACTGGGCGCTCTGA
- a CDS encoding uncharacterized protein (related to B2-aldehyde-forming enzyme), translating into MSLSLVMKLCVALVLASSTITTCLAEDQQHEVAYIRSLKHSRRAAKAELAEAGPSTLAKRGPTYHGRATYYAAGLGACGNYNSGSDFIVALNAAQYGDLGQRSSWCGKSIAITYNGNTQYATVQDACPSCPYGGLDMSEGLFRAFANPSVGVFQMSWTANDGSDDDNNNGKKTSTSSTPAWTPRPSPTSTWSSPAWTPSTTSTRRASSSSSSSSAARSSAPTSSTASTTTPASSSSSTSSSSSASTSTSSSASDGSDSHANNLDSFALIYQGLNHMAVAAAS; encoded by the coding sequence ATGTCATTGTCACTAGTCATGAAGCTCTGCGTAGCGCTTGTGCTCGCATCTTCCACTATCACTACCTGTCTGGCCGAggatcagcagcacgaGGTCGCCTACATTCGAAGTCTCAAGCACTCGCGTCGTGCTGCGAAAGCCGAGCTCGCTGAAGCTGGTCCTTCAACGCTGGCCAAGCGCGGTCCCACCTACCACGGTCGCGCCACCTACTACGCCGCCGGTCTCGGTGCTTGTGGAAATTACAACTCCGGAAGCGACTTTATCGTCGCGCTCAACGCTGCACAGTACGGTGATCTCGGTCAGCGATCTTCATGGTGCGGCAAGTCGATTGCTATCACATACAATGGAAATACCCAATACGCCACGGTGCAAGATGCCTGCCCGAGTTGTCCCTACGGCGGACTGGATATGAGCGAAGGACTCTTCAGGGCGTTTGCTAACCCAAGTGTCGGTGTTTTCCAAATGTCGTGGACCGCTAACGATGGTtctgacgacgacaacaacaacggCAAGAAGACTTCGACTTCTAGCACGCCCGCCTGGACACCCAGGCCTTCACCTACAAGCACCTGGTCTTCACCTGCTTGGACTCCTTCCACCACATCGACAAGAcgagcttcttcctcttcgtcatcctcgtcggctGCCCGATCTTCCGCACCCACGAGCTCCAccgcatccaccaccacacccgcatcctcatcctcatccacatcctcatcgtcgtccgcatccacatccacctcATCCTCCGCGTCCGACGGCTCGGATTCGCACGCCAACAACCTCGACAGCTTCGCGCTCATCTACCAGGGTCTCAACCACATGGCtgtcgccgctgccagcTAG